Proteins found in one Plasmodium gaboni strain SY75 chromosome 13, whole genome shotgun sequence genomic segment:
- a CDS encoding syntaxin, Qa-SNARE family, whose amino-acid sequence MDRYDDFIKLCEKFNKNVNKFMDVKEEKRNVKDDFFITSSKIYTKLFSACEYIDNNTLKEYGLYMNSSSCSSIYFSKYKPKGKNKDNLLFLINNISEDIKNLEPQVQIHNDILNCLNNLLSIFVDIINKYDNNLSNYNLKLNTYTTFYFYDVKSVKCNFDFLNKLNTQIYGSDIYINKSKDNNSQLYSSLQRGKHIKVNKQNDNSLFIQGGDTISQGLNDDKHVHMNDMLASQMNIKRNYINDDINTYDNNNNNNNIYVNNSTGGQDINLPTHLNSNENIKIHKSNLRKRRDLNNSNNNNNNNSSKQVHFNTYSYLDEENNPDESHNNNIFYQNNLLSNNQKLEFKKYVDLFEKEENTYIMETKKKIAKISNLMNIFVNKIYEQNENLKMIETIIEESIDNVSQGNNYLTKIKNKK is encoded by the coding sequence atggATCGCTATGATGATTTTATAAAACTGTGtgaaaaatttaataagAATGTGAATAAATTTATGGACGTAAAAGAAGAGAAGAGAAATGTGAAGGatgatttttttatcaCAAGTAGTAAGATATATACTAAATTATTTAGTGCTTGTgaatatattgataataatacattGAAAGAATATGgattatatatgaatagTAGTTCATGTTCTTCAATTTATTTTAGTAAATATAAACCTAAAGGAAAGAATAAagataatttattatttttgataaataatatatcagaggatattaaaaatttagaACCTCAAGTTCAAATACATAATGACATATTAAATtgtttaaataatttattaagTATATTTgttgatataataaataaatatgataataatttaagtaattataatttaaaattaaatacatatactactttttatttttatgatgTCAAAAGTGTAAAGTGTAATTTTGATTTTCTTAACAAATTAAATACACAAATATATGGTTctgatatatatataaataaatccaaagataataattcaCAATTATATTCATCTCTTCAAAGAGGGAAACATATAAAAGttaataaacaaaatgataattcTTTATTCATACAAGGTGGAGATACCATTTCTCAAGGATTAAACGACGACAAACATGTTCATATGAATGATATGCTTGCATCacaaatgaatataaaaaggaattatataaatgatgatattaatacatatgataataataataataataataatatttatgtaaataattCAACGGGTGGGCAAGATATAAATTTGCCTACACATCTTAACAGTAATGAGAATATTAAAATTCATAAAAGTAATTTAAGAAAACGAAGAGATCtaaataatagtaataataataataataataatagtagtaAACAGGTTCATTTTAATACATACAGTTATCtagatgaagaaaataatcCTGACGAAtcacataataataatattttttatcaaaataatttattaagtaataatcaaaaactcgaatttaaaaaatatgtagatctatttgaaaaagaagaaaatacTTATATTATGGAAACTAAAAAGAAAATAGCAAAAATTAGTAATCtaatgaatatttttgttaataaaatatatgaacaaaatgaaaatttaaaaatgatagAAACCATTATAGAAGAAAGTATTGATAATGTATCTCAAGgaaataattatttgacaaaaattaagaataaaaaaa